A region from the Gymnogyps californianus isolate 813 chromosome 14, ASM1813914v2, whole genome shotgun sequence genome encodes:
- the LOC127022166 gene encoding serine protease inhibitor Kazal-type 5-like — MSQSVDDCSEYRSQFEAGGRLSCTRENDPVRDSSGKQHTNKCLMCAEKFKKEAQRGGQSGGTAQRNRPLTSEGTNQKSCGGSGSQQGVNERRPFSSSRGPQGNAAQSGGNCNPAPGRKTQSGDTDGYQLLDCDRILHGVKGGRIFCSKSSQPVCGTDGKTYKNECDLCSAAMRASSYITVNYRGECRKPAPEVVSGMPWLVWGNINLFLSPCETPLSALSELVGA, encoded by the exons ATGTCCCAAAgtgtg gaCGACTGCAGTGAGTATCGCTCCCAGTTTGAAGCTGGTGGACGACTGTCCTGCACGAGGGAGAATGACCCTGTTCGGGATTCCTCTGGCAAGCAGCACACCAACAAATGTCTCATGTGTGCTGAGAAGTT CAAAAAGGAAGCCCAAAGAGGAGGTCAGTCTGGTGGAACTGCCCAGCGCAACAGACCACTCACTTCAGAGGGTACAAACCAG AAAAGCTGTGGTGGTTCAGGGTCACAGCAGGGTGTGAATGAGAGACGTCCCTTCTCGTCGAGCAGAGG cccacAAGGAAATGCGGCTCAGAGCGGTGGGAACTGCAACCCGGCACCTGGCCGCAAGACACAGAGTGGAGACACCGATGGCTACCAGCTG ctgGACTGTGATCGAATTCTGCACGGGGTTAAGGGTGGAAGGATTTTCTGCAGCAAATCCTCACAACCAGTCTGTGGCACTGATgggaaaacatacaaaaatgaatgtgaCTTGTGTTCAGCTGCCAT GAGAGCTTCAAGCTACATCACAGTAAACTATCGAGGTGAATGCCGAAAGCCTGCCCCTGAAGTGGTAAGCGGCATGCCATGGCTGGTCTGGGGAAACAtcaatcttttcctttccccctgtGAAACTCCACTGTCGGCACTGTCTGAGCTTGTGGGGGCCTGA
- the LOC127021848 gene encoding ovoinhibitor-like yields the protein MKITGVFVKVALALCCCLGIAFGVEVDCSQYSSGIGKDGTVWVACPRNLKPVCGTDGTTYSNECGICLHNEEHRASVEKAHDGECEPKSIMIDCSRYRRTVIDGHVMVACPRILEPVCGSDSFTYDNECGICAYNAEHHTNISKIHDGECKQEIVTIDCSKYPTTTTKDGKVLVSCPRILSPVCGTDGITYDNECGICAHNGEHRTHVSKKHNGKCRQETSKIDCSQYPSRMIKGGKAQIHCPRILLPVCGTDGFTYDNECGICAHNLEHGTHVEKSHEGRCKEESIPVDCSTYLTNAKTDEAIAACPSVLREVCGTDGVTYGNDCVLCAHNIEFGTNVAKKHDGRCIEEVPQLDCSQYPTTTLKDGRQLMACTMIYNPVCGTDGVTYASECVLCAHNLEHQTNLGKRKNGRCEEDITKEYCKDFQEVSPVCTMEYLPHCGSDGKTYGNRCVFCNAYLKSNRTLNLMSLTEC from the exons ATGAAGATAACAGGGGTTTTCGTGAAGGTGGCTCTagccctttgctgctgcttag GTATTGCCTTTGGAGTTGAG gtTGATTGCAGCCAGTATTCCAGCGGCATTGGCAAGGATGGGACGGTCTGGGTAGCTTGCCCAAGGAACTTGAAGCCAGTCTGCGGCACCGATGGCACCACGTACAGCAATGAGTGTGGGATCTGCCTCCACAACGA GGAACACAGGGCCAGTGTGGAGAAGGCACATGATGGAGAATGCGAGCCGAAATCTATTATG ATTGATTGCAGTAGGTACCGAAGAACTGTAATAGATGGTCACGTCATGGTAGCGTGCCCAAGGATACTGGAACCAGTCTGTGGCTCAGATAGCTTCACTTATGACAATGAATGTGGGATCTGCGCCTATAATGC agaacATCACACCAACATTAGTAAAATACATGATGGAGAATGCAAGCAGGAGATTGTGACT ATTGACTGCAGTAAGTACCCAACAACAACCACTAAAGATGGTAAAGTATTAGTATCCTGTCCAAGGATCCTGAGTCCAGTTTGCGGCACAGATGGCATTACATATGATAATGAATGTGGGATCTGTGCCCACAATGG AGAACACAGGACCCATGTTAGCAAAAAGCATAATGGAAAATGCAGACAGGAGACTTCCAAG ATCGATTGCAGTCAATACCCATCAAGAATGATTAAGGGTGGTAAAGCCCAGATACACTGTCCAAGGATCCTGCTCCCAGTCTGCGGCACAGATGGATTTACTTACGACAATGAATGTGGCATCTGTGCCCATAACCT AGAACATGGGACTCACGTTGAGAAAAGCCATGAGGGAAGATGCAAGGAGGAAAGTATTCCC GTTGACTGCAGCACATACCTGACCAATGCCAAAACAGACGAAGCCATCGCAGCCTGCCCCTCCGTCCTGCGCGAGGTCTGCGGGACAGACGGTGTCACCTACGGCAATGACTGTGTGTTGTGTGCCCATAACAT cGAATTTGGAACCAATGTTGCCAAGAAACATGATGGAAGGTGCATAGAGGAAGTTCCCCAA CTCGACTGCAGCCAGTACCCAACTACCACACTGAAGGACGGCAGACAGTTGATGGCCTGCACGATGATCTACAATCCCGTCTGCGGTACTGATGGCGTCACTTACGCCAGTGAGTGTGTGCTGTGTGCCCACAACCT GGAGCATCAGACCAATCTTGGCAAAAGAAAGAACGGACGCTGTGAAGAGGATATTACAAAA GAGTATTGCAAGGACTTCCAAGAAGTCTCTCCTGTGTGCACCATGGAATATTTGCCCCACTGTGGCTCTGATGGCAAAACATACGGCAACAGATGTGTTTTCTGCAATGCCTACCT GAAAAGCAATAGGACTCTCAACCTCATGAGTTTGACTGAATGCTAA